One Nocardioides luti DNA window includes the following coding sequences:
- the lon gene encoding endopeptidase La has product MSTTRLPVLFVTDLVVLPGMVVSLELDDSSQAAIDAARSSSDGKLLVAPRLEDRYASYGVVATVERVGRFSGGSPAAVLKAEQRAEIGSGVTGPGAALWVEVEPVDEHVSDHARELAEEYKRLVVAVLQRREAWQVIDQVHRMTDPAAIADAAGYAPYLSTERKRELLETPDVEQRLATVIAWTREHLAEAELTDKIGDDVREGMEKTQREYLLRQQLAAIRKELGEGEPEGSDDYRARVEALVERGVPDDVRAALLREVDKLERSSDQSPETAWIRTWLDTVLELPWGVRTEDLTDVVAARGVLDADHHGLDEVKERIVEYLAVRARRAERGLQVVGGRGSGAVILLAGPPGVGKTSLGESVARSMGREFVRVALGGVRDEAEIRGHRRTYVGALPGRIVRAIRESGSMNPVVLLDEIDKVGADYRGDPAAALLEVLDPAQNHTFRDHYLELDLDLSDVLFIATANVVDQIPSALLDRMELVTLDGYTEDDKVAIARDFLLPRQLERAALTADEVTLTDAALHELAADYTREAGVRQLERLLAKALRKAATRIATGEPTPLAIDRPDLKALLGRPRFTPDVHERTSVPGVATGLAVTGLGGDVLFIEASASDGTGPEAGGGLTLTGQLGDVMKESAHIALSFVRSHAAELGVDPAFLDRRIHVHVPAGAVPKDGPSAGVTMVTALVSLATGRPVRSEVGMTGEVTLNGRVLPIGGVKQKLLAAQRAGLSEVFVPLRNEPDLDDVPAEVLEALTVHVVGDVLDVVRGALEPAAAGAEVTAA; this is encoded by the coding sequence ATGTCCACCACCCGTCTCCCCGTCCTCTTCGTCACCGACCTCGTCGTGCTGCCCGGCATGGTGGTCTCGCTCGAGCTCGACGACTCCTCCCAGGCCGCCATCGACGCGGCCCGCTCCAGCAGCGACGGCAAGCTCCTGGTCGCCCCCCGGCTCGAGGACCGCTACGCGTCGTACGGCGTCGTCGCGACCGTCGAGCGGGTCGGTCGCTTCTCGGGGGGCAGCCCCGCCGCCGTGCTGAAGGCCGAGCAGCGCGCCGAGATCGGCAGCGGCGTCACCGGACCGGGCGCGGCCCTGTGGGTCGAGGTCGAGCCGGTCGACGAGCACGTCTCCGACCACGCCCGCGAGCTCGCCGAGGAGTACAAGCGCCTCGTCGTCGCGGTCCTCCAGCGCCGCGAAGCCTGGCAGGTCATCGACCAGGTGCACCGGATGACCGACCCCGCCGCGATCGCGGACGCGGCCGGCTACGCGCCGTACCTCTCCACCGAGCGCAAGCGCGAGCTGCTCGAGACCCCCGACGTCGAGCAGCGCCTCGCCACCGTCATCGCCTGGACCCGCGAGCACCTCGCCGAGGCCGAGCTGACCGACAAGATCGGCGACGACGTCCGCGAGGGCATGGAGAAGACCCAGCGGGAGTACCTCCTGCGCCAGCAGCTCGCCGCCATCCGCAAGGAGCTCGGCGAGGGCGAGCCGGAGGGCTCCGACGACTACCGCGCCCGGGTGGAGGCCCTGGTGGAGCGGGGCGTGCCCGACGACGTGCGTGCCGCCCTGCTCCGCGAGGTCGACAAGCTCGAGCGCTCCAGCGACCAGAGCCCCGAGACCGCATGGATCCGCACCTGGCTCGACACCGTCCTCGAGCTGCCCTGGGGCGTGCGCACCGAGGACCTGACCGACGTGGTCGCCGCCCGCGGCGTGCTCGACGCCGACCACCACGGCCTCGACGAGGTCAAGGAGCGGATCGTGGAGTACCTCGCCGTCCGTGCCCGTCGCGCCGAGCGCGGCCTGCAGGTCGTCGGTGGCCGCGGCTCCGGCGCGGTCATCCTGCTGGCCGGCCCTCCCGGTGTCGGCAAGACCTCGCTGGGCGAGTCCGTCGCCCGGTCCATGGGTCGCGAGTTCGTCCGGGTCGCCCTCGGCGGCGTCCGCGACGAGGCCGAGATCCGCGGCCACCGGCGGACGTACGTCGGCGCGCTGCCCGGCCGCATCGTCCGGGCGATCCGCGAGTCCGGCTCGATGAACCCGGTCGTGCTGCTCGACGAGATCGACAAGGTCGGTGCCGACTACCGCGGCGACCCGGCCGCGGCGCTCCTCGAGGTGCTCGACCCGGCGCAGAACCACACCTTCCGCGACCACTACCTCGAGCTCGACCTGGACCTCTCGGACGTGCTGTTCATCGCGACCGCCAACGTCGTCGACCAGATCCCGTCGGCCCTGCTGGACCGGATGGAGCTGGTGACCCTCGACGGCTACACCGAGGACGACAAGGTCGCGATCGCCCGCGACTTCCTGCTGCCGCGGCAGCTCGAGCGGGCGGCCCTGACCGCGGACGAGGTCACCCTGACCGACGCGGCGCTGCACGAGCTCGCCGCCGACTACACCCGTGAGGCCGGCGTCCGCCAGCTCGAGCGGCTGCTCGCCAAGGCGCTGCGCAAGGCCGCGACGAGGATCGCGACGGGGGAGCCCACCCCGCTCGCGATCGACCGGCCGGACCTCAAGGCCCTGCTCGGCCGGCCGCGCTTCACCCCCGACGTGCACGAGCGCACCTCGGTGCCCGGCGTGGCCACCGGCCTGGCGGTCACGGGGCTGGGCGGCGACGTGCTCTTCATCGAGGCGTCCGCCAGCGACGGCACCGGGCCCGAGGCCGGGGGAGGGCTGACCCTCACCGGCCAGCTCGGCGACGTGATGAAGGAGTCGGCGCACATCGCGCTGTCGTTCGTCCGCTCGCACGCGGCCGAGCTCGGCGTCGACCCGGCGTTCCTCGACCGCAGGATCCACGTGCACGTGCCGGCCGGTGCCGTCCCGAAGGACGGACCCTCCGCGGGCGTCACGATGGTCACCGCCCTGGTCTCGCTCGCGACCGGTCGCCCGGTGCGCTCCGAGGTCGGCATGACCGGCGAGGTCACCCTCAACGGCCGGGTGCTCCCGATCGGCGGCGTGAAGCAGAAGCTGCTCGCCGCCCAGCGGGCCGGGCTGAGCGAGGTCTTCGTGCCGCTGCGCAACGAGCCCGACCTCGACGACGTCCCCGCCGAGGTGCTCGAGGCGCTCACCGTGCACGTGGTCGGCGACGTCCTCGACGTCGTCCGCGGCGCCCTCGAGCCCGCCGCAGCAGGCGCCGAGGTGACCGCGGCCTGA
- the thrC gene encoding threonine synthase → MSTVVAEQASPTPESSDSGRKPTLREGAFGNARALTCRECGHEIPLGPHYACSECFGPLEIAYDFPAVTREQIEAGPRNIWRYKALLPVPDDIEQSPNMEPGFTRLLKAHNLGRTLGIDNLWVKDDSTNPTNSFKDRVVACALSAATEFHSKVFACPSTGNLANAVAAAGARAGIKTVVFIPSNLEKPKQVNSAVYTDSLVAVNGNYDDVNRLASEIAGEEDGWAFVNVNVRPYYAEGSKTLGYEIAEQLGWRLPDQIVIPVASGSQLTKVHKAFQELIKLGLVEEKPYKVYGAQAEGCSPVSVAYKAGVDAIRPVKPDTIAKSLAIGNPADGIYVLDICRETGGAVEDITDDQVREAIVLLARTEGIFTETAGGTTVGVLKKLVETGQLDPTLETVVINTGHGLKTLDAVSDQVGPAATIDPSYASFAATGIA, encoded by the coding sequence ATGAGCACCGTCGTTGCCGAGCAGGCCAGCCCCACCCCCGAGTCGTCCGACTCCGGCCGGAAGCCCACGCTGCGCGAGGGCGCGTTCGGGAACGCCCGGGCGCTCACCTGCCGCGAGTGCGGCCACGAGATCCCGCTGGGCCCGCACTACGCCTGCAGCGAGTGCTTCGGCCCGCTGGAGATCGCCTACGACTTCCCCGCGGTCACCCGCGAGCAGATCGAGGCCGGCCCCCGGAACATCTGGCGCTACAAGGCGCTGCTGCCCGTGCCCGACGACATCGAGCAGAGTCCGAACATGGAGCCCGGCTTCACCCGGCTGCTCAAGGCGCACAACCTCGGCCGGACCCTCGGCATCGACAACCTGTGGGTCAAGGACGACAGCACCAACCCCACCAACTCCTTCAAGGACCGGGTCGTCGCGTGCGCGCTGAGCGCCGCCACCGAGTTCCACTCCAAGGTGTTCGCGTGTCCGAGCACCGGCAACCTCGCCAACGCGGTCGCCGCGGCCGGCGCCCGCGCCGGGATCAAGACCGTCGTCTTCATCCCGAGCAACCTCGAGAAGCCCAAGCAGGTCAACTCGGCCGTCTACACCGACTCGCTGGTCGCCGTGAACGGCAACTACGACGACGTGAACCGCCTCGCCTCCGAGATCGCCGGCGAGGAGGACGGCTGGGCGTTCGTGAACGTCAACGTCCGGCCGTACTACGCCGAGGGCTCCAAGACCCTGGGCTACGAGATCGCCGAGCAGCTCGGCTGGCGGCTGCCCGACCAGATCGTCATCCCCGTCGCCTCCGGCTCCCAGCTGACCAAGGTGCACAAGGCCTTCCAGGAGCTGATCAAGCTCGGCCTCGTCGAGGAGAAGCCCTACAAGGTGTACGGCGCGCAGGCCGAGGGCTGCTCCCCGGTCTCGGTCGCCTACAAGGCCGGCGTCGACGCGATCCGCCCGGTCAAGCCGGACACCATCGCCAAGAGCCTGGCCATCGGCAACCCGGCCGACGGGATCTACGTCCTCGACATCTGCCGCGAGACCGGCGGGGCCGTCGAGGACATCACCGACGACCAGGTCCGTGAGGCGATCGTGCTGCTGGCCCGCACCGAGGGGATCTTCACCGAGACCGCCGGCGGCACCACCGTCGGCGTCCTGAAGAAGCTCGTCGAGACCGGCCAGCTGGACCCGACGCTCGAGACCGTCGTCATCAACACCGGCCACGGCCTCAAGACGCTCGACGCCGTGTCCGACCAGGTCGGACCGGCCGCGACCATCGACCCGTCGTACGCGTCCTTCGCCGCGACCGGCATCGCCTGA
- a CDS encoding MoaD/ThiS family protein, whose translation MSVSVRIPTILRTYTGGDSEVSATGGTLAEVLDDLDASYAGIKGRIIDEAGQLRRFVNVYVGSEDVRFLDNLETATPDGTQISVIPAVAGGC comes from the coding sequence ATGAGCGTTTCCGTCCGGATCCCCACCATCCTCCGCACCTACACGGGCGGCGACTCCGAGGTGAGCGCCACCGGCGGGACCCTCGCGGAGGTGCTCGACGACCTCGACGCGAGCTACGCCGGGATCAAGGGCCGGATCATCGACGAGGCGGGCCAGCTGCGCCGGTTCGTGAACGTGTACGTCGGCAGCGAGGACGTCCGGTTCCTCGACAACCTCGAGACGGCCACTCCCGACGGCACCCAGATCTCGGTGATCCCGGCCGTCGCCGGCGGTTGCTGA
- a CDS encoding APC family permease, which translates to MSIWGSVLRTKDVDTVIHQNDPTADGEESSGLSKRLSARDLTGFGIGIVIGTGIFTLTGIEAKNHAGPAIVISFAIAGVVSMLAALCYAELAAAVPTAGSSYTYAYTTIGELFAWIIAWDLILEFALGAAVVSRGWSAYLQDSLGLPTGLFGESAPVNVGAVLIAAVLGVVAAIGIRESKWVTNALVLLKVSVCIFVIVAGLFFMKAANLMPFVPPSKPSTDDKTGLALPLWQWISGVEPTSFGIAGVLVAAAVVFFAYSGFEAVANLGEETENPGRDMPRGLIGTLVICTALYLLVCLVLTGMVNFADLSEGAPISDAFHQVGLGWAGILIGLAAVAGLSSVILVDIVAMGRIGYALCRDGLLPASVGKIHPKFRTPTRITIVTTVAVCLLGAFVPLSTLAEMVSIGTLFAFVVVSIAVAVLRRTEPKMKRPFRTPSVPLLPIVSAASCIALMASLAVDTWIRFLVWLVIGLVVYFGYGRTHSVLNRPDVDDAVAAADR; encoded by the coding sequence ATGTCTATCTGGGGCTCCGTCCTGCGCACCAAGGACGTCGACACCGTCATCCATCAGAACGACCCGACCGCCGACGGCGAGGAGTCGTCCGGCCTGAGCAAGCGGCTCAGTGCCCGTGACCTCACCGGGTTCGGCATCGGGATCGTGATCGGCACCGGCATCTTCACGCTGACCGGCATCGAGGCCAAGAACCACGCCGGCCCCGCGATCGTGATCTCGTTCGCCATCGCCGGCGTCGTGAGCATGCTGGCCGCCCTCTGCTACGCCGAGCTGGCCGCCGCGGTCCCGACCGCCGGCAGTTCCTACACCTACGCCTACACGACGATCGGCGAGCTCTTCGCCTGGATCATCGCGTGGGACCTGATCCTCGAGTTCGCGCTCGGTGCCGCGGTCGTCTCGCGCGGCTGGTCGGCGTACCTCCAGGACTCCCTGGGCCTGCCGACCGGGCTCTTCGGCGAGTCCGCGCCCGTCAACGTCGGCGCGGTGCTCATCGCCGCGGTCCTCGGGGTCGTGGCCGCCATCGGCATCCGTGAGTCGAAGTGGGTCACGAACGCGCTCGTGCTGCTCAAGGTCTCGGTCTGCATCTTCGTGATCGTGGCCGGCCTCTTCTTCATGAAGGCCGCCAACCTGATGCCGTTCGTCCCGCCGTCGAAGCCGTCGACCGACGACAAGACCGGCCTCGCGCTGCCGCTGTGGCAGTGGATCTCCGGCGTCGAGCCCACGTCGTTCGGCATCGCCGGCGTGCTGGTCGCCGCGGCCGTCGTGTTCTTCGCGTACAGCGGCTTCGAGGCCGTCGCGAACCTGGGCGAGGAGACCGAGAACCCCGGCCGCGACATGCCCCGCGGCCTGATCGGCACGCTGGTCATCTGCACGGCGCTCTACCTGCTCGTCTGCCTGGTGCTGACCGGCATGGTCAACTTCGCCGACCTCTCCGAAGGTGCCCCGATCTCGGACGCCTTCCACCAGGTGGGCCTCGGCTGGGCCGGCATCCTGATCGGCCTCGCCGCCGTCGCCGGGCTCAGCTCGGTGATCCTCGTCGACATCGTCGCGATGGGCCGGATCGGCTACGCCCTGTGCCGCGACGGGCTGCTGCCCGCCTCGGTCGGCAAGATCCACCCGAAGTTCCGCACCCCGACCCGGATCACGATCGTCACCACGGTCGCGGTCTGCCTGCTCGGTGCGTTCGTGCCGCTGAGCACGCTCGCCGAGATGGTCTCGATCGGCACGCTCTTCGCCTTCGTCGTCGTCTCGATCGCGGTCGCCGTGCTGCGGCGCACCGAGCCGAAGATGAAGCGACCCTTCCGCACCCCGTCGGTGCCGCTGCTGCCGATCGTCTCGGCCGCGTCCTGCATCGCGCTGATGGCCAGCCTGGCCGTCGACACGTGGATCCGGTTCCTGGTGTGGCTGGTCATCGGCCTGGTCGTCTACTTCGGCTACGGCCGCACGCACTCGGTGCTCAACCGCCCCGACGTCGACGACGCGGTGGCCGCGGCCGACCGCTGA
- a CDS encoding GDYXXLXY domain-containing protein — protein MSTVPTTVAVVAAVQLALVGVAVAPRLSAYTTGEEYRVAVAAVDPVDPFRGAYVDLAYPGVQPARHPRREGWQPPAPGTVYLPLRQEGAVWVADGYERSRPGHPPYLTCESDGWDVDCGIGSWFADQDEAARLGERLSAHGGTATVRVDGRGHAVLVAVEPG, from the coding sequence ATGAGCACCGTCCCCACCACCGTCGCCGTCGTCGCCGCGGTCCAGCTCGCCCTCGTCGGGGTCGCGGTCGCACCGCGGCTGTCGGCGTACACGACCGGGGAGGAGTACCGCGTCGCCGTGGCCGCCGTCGACCCGGTCGACCCGTTCCGGGGGGCCTACGTCGACCTGGCCTACCCCGGCGTGCAGCCCGCGCGGCACCCGAGGCGGGAGGGCTGGCAGCCGCCGGCGCCCGGCACGGTCTACCTGCCGCTGCGGCAGGAGGGCGCGGTCTGGGTGGCGGACGGCTACGAGCGCAGCCGGCCGGGCCACCCGCCGTACCTCACGTGCGAGAGCGACGGGTGGGACGTCGACTGCGGCATCGGCAGCTGGTTCGCCGACCAGGACGAGGCCGCCCGGCTCGGCGAGCGGCTGTCCGCCCACGGCGGCACCGCGACCGTCCGGGTGGACGGTCGCGGGCACGCCGTGCTCGTGGCGGTCGAGCCGGGCTGA
- a CDS encoding DUF2157 domain-containing protein: MSIDAPLRPTPAAPTTHLASPTQLAWLTRELVHWQADGLVDAEQAERLRHRYRPSRRLSLGRLLLGLGAAFVGTGLIWLVAANLDGLAPLTRFGVVTVLWLAALVGGEVLATRRTHHPSLPSPVVGAARLLAALTFGAVVFQAAQSLQVPAYEPLLVGVWGLGALVQAYAVRAVMPLLVGLAATTGWFVWAVVAAQASGLAVVLCLMTAALVAVSVGALHERGRAAFAACWRTTGALLGLAGLFTAALPFVDAREAHWSGPLVAGLAVAALLVASAVALAPADVRLEPVAATVAFAAAVGLVAWDAGADASGPLQAGDVAHALVSVGVYVVAAVAVAMLGTLRDSGLLTALATVALVVFTTFQSFSVFARIVEGAWLFVLLGTVFVATGLVFDRARRELATTLEGATR; encoded by the coding sequence ATGAGCATCGACGCGCCCCTCCGTCCCACCCCCGCCGCACCCACGACGCACCTCGCGTCCCCCACGCAGCTCGCGTGGCTCACCCGGGAGCTCGTCCACTGGCAGGCCGACGGCCTCGTGGACGCCGAGCAGGCCGAGCGCCTCCGGCACCGCTACCGCCCCAGCCGCCGGCTCTCGCTCGGCCGCCTCCTCCTCGGCCTCGGCGCCGCCTTCGTCGGCACCGGCCTGATCTGGCTGGTCGCCGCCAACCTCGACGGCCTCGCCCCGCTCACCCGCTTCGGCGTGGTGACCGTCCTCTGGCTCGCGGCCCTCGTCGGCGGCGAGGTGCTCGCGACCCGTCGCACCCACCACCCCTCCCTGCCGTCGCCCGTCGTCGGCGCCGCCCGGCTCCTCGCCGCGCTCACGTTCGGCGCCGTGGTCTTCCAGGCCGCGCAGAGCCTCCAGGTGCCGGCGTACGAGCCGCTGCTCGTCGGTGTCTGGGGCCTCGGCGCGCTCGTCCAGGCGTACGCCGTCCGCGCGGTCATGCCGCTGCTCGTCGGGCTCGCCGCCACGACCGGGTGGTTCGTGTGGGCGGTGGTCGCCGCGCAGGCCAGCGGCCTGGCGGTCGTGCTGTGCCTGATGACCGCGGCGCTGGTCGCGGTCTCGGTCGGCGCGCTGCACGAGCGCGGCCGGGCCGCCTTCGCCGCGTGCTGGCGCACCACCGGCGCCCTGCTCGGCCTGGCCGGGCTGTTCACCGCCGCGCTGCCGTTCGTCGACGCCCGCGAGGCGCACTGGTCCGGCCCGCTGGTCGCCGGCCTGGCCGTGGCCGCGCTGCTGGTCGCGTCGGCGGTGGCGCTCGCCCCGGCCGACGTCCGCCTCGAGCCCGTCGCGGCCACCGTCGCCTTCGCCGCCGCCGTCGGGCTGGTGGCCTGGGACGCCGGGGCCGACGCCTCCGGCCCGCTGCAGGCCGGCGACGTCGCGCACGCCCTCGTCAGTGTCGGGGTCTACGTCGTCGCGGCGGTCGCCGTCGCGATGCTCGGGACGCTGCGCGACAGCGGCCTGCTGACCGCGCTGGCCACCGTCGCCCTGGTCGTCTTCACGACCTTCCAGAGCTTCTCGGTCTTCGCCCGGATCGTCGAGGGCGCCTGGCTGTTCGTCCTGCTCGGGACCGTCTTCGTGGCCACCGGGCTCGTGTTCGACCGGGCTCGCCGCGAGCTCGCCACCACTCTCGAAGGAGCCACCCGATGA
- a CDS encoding RNA polymerase sigma factor, with translation MTDDPYAVRLEELLRDEWGRLMALLVAQYRRLELAEDGLADAFEAAARTWPDDGVPGNPPAWLLTVARRRVVDRLRAEAVAARRMPELAVEAGLSEEAQRTMADAGEVVVDERLRLVLLCAHPSLSPEAAAALTLRLVLGVPTADIARLFLVGTPTMAARLTRARKSLAGERFAVPSGPELEERVWLVADVAYLAFTAGYAPGSGTDVLRADVAGEAIRLVRVLRSLLPDRFTDLDALLALMLVQHARRDARVADGRLVLLPDQDRSRWHHDEAAEALALLVPLASAPATPYLLQALIAAEHAIAPTSAATDWARIAERYRELEDLTGSPVVRLNRAVAVAEADGPAAGLALLDGLVLPGHRLPAVRAELLARCGELDAARTAYDEAVGRCGNLAEKAHLIERRARL, from the coding sequence ATGACCGACGACCCGTACGCCGTCCGGCTCGAGGAGCTGCTGCGCGACGAGTGGGGCCGGCTGATGGCGCTGCTCGTCGCGCAGTACCGCCGCCTCGAGCTCGCCGAGGACGGCCTGGCCGACGCCTTCGAGGCCGCGGCCCGGACCTGGCCGGACGACGGCGTTCCCGGCAACCCACCGGCGTGGCTGCTCACCGTCGCGCGGCGCCGGGTGGTCGACCGGCTGCGCGCCGAGGCCGTGGCGGCGCGGCGGATGCCGGAGCTCGCGGTCGAGGCCGGGCTCAGCGAGGAGGCGCAGCGCACGATGGCGGATGCCGGCGAGGTGGTGGTCGACGAGCGGCTGCGGCTGGTGCTGCTCTGCGCGCACCCGTCGCTGTCGCCGGAGGCCGCTGCGGCCCTGACCCTGCGGCTGGTCCTCGGCGTGCCCACCGCCGACATCGCGCGGCTCTTCCTGGTCGGGACGCCGACGATGGCCGCTCGCCTGACCCGGGCCCGCAAGAGCCTGGCCGGCGAGCGCTTCGCCGTCCCGTCCGGCCCCGAGCTGGAGGAGCGGGTGTGGCTGGTGGCCGACGTCGCCTACCTGGCGTTCACGGCCGGCTACGCGCCCGGCTCGGGGACGGACGTCCTGCGGGCGGACGTCGCGGGCGAGGCGATCCGGCTCGTGCGGGTGCTCCGCTCGCTCCTGCCGGACCGCTTCACCGACCTCGATGCGCTGCTCGCCCTGATGCTGGTGCAGCACGCCCGCCGCGACGCCCGCGTCGCCGACGGGCGCCTCGTGCTCCTGCCCGACCAGGACCGCTCCCGGTGGCACCACGACGAGGCCGCCGAGGCGCTGGCGCTGCTCGTCCCGCTGGCCTCCGCCCCGGCGACGCCCTACCTCCTCCAGGCGCTGATCGCCGCCGAGCACGCGATCGCGCCGACCTCTGCCGCCACCGACTGGGCCCGGATCGCGGAGCGCTACCGCGAGCTCGAGGACCTCACCGGCTCCCCCGTCGTCCGGCTGAACCGGGCCGTCGCGGTCGCCGAGGCCGACGGCCCCGCGGCCGGGCTGGCACTGCTGGACGGGCTGGTCCTCCCCGGCCACCGGCTGCCCGCGGTCCGCGCCGAGCTGCTGGCCCGCTGCGGTGAGCTGGACGCCGCGCGCACGGCGTACGACGAGGCCGTCGGCCGCTGCGGCAACCTCGCCGAGAAGGCGCACCTGATCGAGCGCCGCGCCCGCTTGTAA
- a CDS encoding YciI family protein, which produces MRILVLLTEDDPAAWERASDEERAAVFEHHYAFDRAVRERGELLAGEALAGVETARTLRTVGGERVVTDGPYAQTVEQLGGFYLIDVPDLDAAVELCRVLPAGYTIEVRAAVDMEDYDPGR; this is translated from the coding sequence ATGAGGATCCTGGTGCTGCTGACCGAGGACGACCCGGCCGCCTGGGAGCGGGCGAGCGACGAGGAGCGGGCGGCGGTCTTCGAGCACCACTACGCCTTCGACCGCGCGGTCCGCGAGCGCGGGGAGCTGCTCGCCGGCGAGGCGCTGGCGGGCGTCGAGACCGCCCGGACGCTGCGCACCGTCGGCGGCGAGCGCGTGGTCACCGACGGGCCGTACGCCCAGACCGTCGAGCAGCTCGGCGGCTTCTACCTGATCGACGTCCCCGATCTGGACGCCGCGGTCGAGCTCTGCCGGGTGCTGCCCGCGGGGTACACGATCGAGGTCCGGGCGGCCGTCGACATGGAGGACTACGACCCCGGCCGATGA
- a CDS encoding YciI family protein, which produces MTEYVVLLPGNESAWESATEEQRSETYARHGEFARLLAERGHTVTGGSELTHSRGARVVRSGGDGVVVTEGPYAETVEQLTGFYVVDTDDLDDLLQVAGVLAGVEGAVEVRGTVDHSGGAA; this is translated from the coding sequence ATGACCGAGTACGTCGTGCTGCTGCCCGGCAACGAGAGCGCCTGGGAGTCGGCCACCGAGGAGCAGCGCTCCGAGACCTACGCCCGCCACGGGGAGTTCGCCCGGCTGCTCGCCGAGCGCGGGCACACCGTGACCGGCGGCAGCGAGCTGACCCACTCCCGCGGCGCCCGGGTGGTGCGGAGCGGGGGTGACGGCGTCGTCGTGACCGAGGGGCCGTACGCCGAGACCGTCGAGCAGCTCACCGGCTTCTACGTCGTCGACACCGACGACCTCGACGACCTCCTCCAGGTCGCCGGCGTGCTCGCCGGCGTCGAGGGCGCCGTCGAGGTCCGCGGCACCGTCGACCACTCGGGCGGTGCGGCATGA